A single genomic interval of Spirosoma linguale DSM 74 harbors:
- a CDS encoding Pseudomurein-binding repeat protein (PFAM: Pseudomurein-binding repeat~SMART: DEAD-like helicase~KEGG: nha:Nham_4500 DEAD/DEAH box helicase-like), with protein MTDSKAIPSVTVNYKSTGSSTTSNELGMRAMQERAYEKRGEQYLLIKSPPASGKSRALMFIALDKLNNQGIKQAIITVPEKSIGSSFADEPLTKFGYYYDWHVKPKWNLCNAPGEDGSKVNSVKSFLESEDKVLVCTHATFRFAVERLGIEAFDNRLIAIDEFHHVSADEESVLGSQLKQLVARDKIHVVAMTGSYFRGDANPVLMPEDEAKFDTVTYTYYEQLNGYEYLKTLNIGYYFYSGAYADEILSVLNPNEKTIIHIPNVNSRESMGDKIKEVEHIIEALGDWQGVDPDTGFHLVKTPDGKILRIADLVDDDAAKRNKVAASLKRSEAKQNRDFVDIIIALGMAKEGFDWIWCEHALTIGYRSSLTEIVQIIGRATRDAPNKTQTRFTNLIAEPDASEDAVTDAVNDTLKAISASLLMEQVLTPRFNFTPKNPQNGPVEGFDYGEGGYDPDKENVGFNEQTGQYQIEIKGLSAPKSQDAQRICQEDLNEVIAAFVQDKPTLERGLFDDELVPQELTQVRMGKIIKDRYPDLDDEDVEAVRQHAIAALNLTQKAKEIINNDSELSTRGNTALIDGVRKFTMDVRDLDVDWIDSINPFSEAYAILSKAMTEQSLKAMAEVISGRKPNISLDEARELAKRALKFKKERGRLPDIKSSDPWEQHMAQGVAFLARMKAEEKNG; from the coding sequence ATGACAGACAGTAAAGCCATACCTTCCGTTACCGTAAACTATAAAAGTACTGGTAGCTCAACCACATCAAACGAACTGGGCATGCGCGCCATGCAGGAGCGTGCCTATGAAAAGCGCGGAGAGCAATATTTGCTGATCAAATCTCCCCCTGCGTCTGGGAAGAGCCGAGCCTTGATGTTTATTGCCCTTGATAAGCTAAATAATCAGGGGATCAAACAAGCGATCATCACCGTGCCGGAAAAATCTATCGGATCAAGTTTTGCCGATGAGCCTCTGACCAAGTTTGGATATTACTATGATTGGCATGTAAAACCCAAATGGAACCTATGTAATGCACCCGGTGAGGACGGTAGTAAAGTCAATTCTGTCAAATCTTTCCTTGAGAGTGAAGATAAGGTGCTGGTTTGCACACACGCAACCTTTCGTTTTGCCGTGGAACGTTTGGGAATTGAAGCTTTTGACAACCGGCTGATCGCGATAGATGAGTTCCATCATGTCAGTGCGGATGAGGAGAGTGTCCTTGGTTCACAACTCAAACAACTCGTTGCACGAGACAAGATACATGTCGTAGCCATGACCGGCTCTTATTTTCGGGGCGATGCTAACCCTGTTTTGATGCCAGAAGATGAGGCTAAGTTTGATACTGTCACTTATACTTACTATGAACAACTCAATGGTTATGAGTATTTAAAGACACTCAATATCGGCTACTACTTTTATAGCGGGGCCTACGCTGATGAAATTTTAAGTGTCCTTAACCCGAATGAGAAAACGATCATTCATATTCCGAACGTTAATTCCCGCGAGAGTATGGGGGATAAAATCAAGGAGGTTGAGCACATCATAGAAGCGCTGGGAGACTGGCAGGGCGTTGATCCAGATACAGGCTTTCATTTGGTTAAAACGCCGGATGGCAAAATTTTACGGATCGCTGATTTAGTGGATGATGATGCAGCAAAGCGCAATAAAGTGGCTGCCTCATTGAAACGCTCAGAGGCTAAGCAGAACCGTGACTTTGTCGATATTATTATCGCACTAGGCATGGCCAAAGAAGGCTTCGACTGGATATGGTGCGAGCATGCCCTAACGATTGGCTATAGATCCAGCTTAACTGAAATCGTACAGATTATCGGACGCGCTACACGGGATGCACCCAACAAAACCCAGACACGCTTCACGAACCTGATTGCTGAACCGGATGCTTCGGAAGACGCTGTGACGGATGCTGTCAATGATACGCTTAAAGCCATCTCCGCTAGCTTGTTAATGGAACAAGTCTTGACACCGAGATTTAATTTCACACCAAAGAACCCACAAAATGGACCGGTTGAGGGATTTGATTACGGTGAGGGGGGGTATGACCCGGATAAAGAAAACGTCGGATTTAACGAGCAAACCGGTCAGTATCAAATCGAGATAAAAGGGCTTTCTGCGCCGAAAAGCCAGGATGCACAGCGTATTTGCCAAGAAGATCTCAATGAGGTGATTGCGGCTTTTGTCCAAGACAAGCCAACCTTGGAACGTGGCCTGTTCGACGATGAGTTAGTGCCGCAAGAGCTGACTCAGGTTCGGATGGGAAAGATCATAAAGGATAGATATCCGGATCTGGATGACGAGGATGTCGAAGCCGTCAGGCAACATGCGATTGCGGCATTGAACCTGACGCAAAAGGCCAAAGAAATTATTAATAATGATAGTGAATTAAGCACTCGCGGCAATACCGCCTTGATTGACGGGGTCCGAAAATTTACAATGGATGTACGCGATCTGGATGTTGACTGGATTGATAGTATCAATCCATTTAGCGAAGCCTATGCCATCTTATCCAAGGCTATGACAGAGCAAAGTCTGAAGGCAATGGCAGAAGTGATTTCGGGCAGAAAACCGAATATATCGTTAGATGAAGCGCGGGAACTTGCTAAAAGGGCTTTGAAATTTAAGAAAGAACGGGGCAGACTGCCGGATATTAAATCCAGTGATCCCTGGGAACAACACATGGCGCAAGGTGTTGCATTTCTAGCGCGTATGAAAGCAGAAGAAAAAAATGGCTAA
- a CDS encoding Putative helicase A859L (PFAM: Putative helicase A859L~KEGG: nha:Nham_4501 hypothetical protein), translating into MAKNTKLTDEDEELLAELGIEVEVTKAGQYTSREERIIAGFEDIQKFVEEQGRLPEHGEDKAIFERLYAVRLDQIRKQEECKNLLKDFDHQNLLDGSYKPATDVSDDIDDAELLAQLGVEADDESSITNLKHVKTRADKRAAEEIANRTPCVDFEEFRVSFESVKKDIDTGFRKSIRFRKDAGFTKTTLKKGQFLIIGGQISYIAEVGETIKAPNGEDDARLRVIYANRTESNILLRSLIRAMYKDETSRFISDLTLGPLFSGENSDDDQESGTIYILRSLSDHSTVKENRDIVLKIGVTGGDVKKRLTNAKNDPTFLMADVEVIATYKLANINRTKLESIIHKFLSSAKLEIEIKDRFGKLVKAREWFLAPVFIIDEMVEKIKEGTIGDYYYDVALAKIQKY; encoded by the coding sequence ATGGCTAAGAATACGAAACTAACGGATGAAGATGAAGAGCTTCTGGCCGAACTAGGTATCGAGGTTGAGGTCACGAAGGCTGGTCAATATACGTCTCGGGAAGAGCGGATTATTGCGGGTTTTGAAGACATCCAAAAATTTGTGGAAGAACAAGGCCGTTTGCCCGAGCATGGTGAAGATAAAGCTATTTTTGAGCGACTATACGCTGTCAGACTTGATCAGATCCGTAAACAGGAAGAATGCAAGAACCTATTGAAAGACTTTGATCATCAAAACCTTTTGGATGGAAGTTATAAACCGGCAACAGATGTCTCGGATGATATAGATGATGCTGAATTGCTGGCGCAACTCGGCGTGGAGGCAGACGATGAAAGCTCTATTACAAATCTTAAACACGTAAAAACTCGGGCAGACAAAAGGGCAGCAGAGGAGATCGCCAACCGCACACCCTGTGTCGATTTTGAAGAATTCAGAGTCTCGTTTGAATCAGTAAAAAAAGATATAGACACCGGGTTTAGAAAAAGCATACGATTCAGAAAAGATGCTGGTTTTACCAAAACAACGCTGAAAAAAGGTCAATTCCTTATCATAGGGGGGCAGATCTCATACATAGCTGAGGTCGGAGAAACAATTAAAGCGCCCAATGGCGAAGATGATGCCCGTTTAAGAGTCATATATGCTAACAGGACAGAAAGTAACATTCTATTGCGGTCGCTTATACGCGCCATGTATAAAGATGAGACGAGCAGATTTATCAGTGATCTTACATTAGGGCCGTTATTTTCTGGCGAGAACAGTGATGATGATCAGGAAAGCGGGACAATCTACATACTTCGCAGCCTTTCAGATCATTCAACTGTAAAAGAAAACAGAGATATTGTCCTTAAAATCGGTGTGACGGGTGGGGATGTAAAAAAGCGTCTAACCAATGCGAAGAATGACCCAACGTTTCTTATGGCCGATGTGGAGGTTATTGCGACTTATAAACTCGCCAATATCAACCGGACGAAACTTGAAAGTATTATTCACAAGTTCCTTAGCTCGGCAAAGCTAGAAATAGAAATAAAAGATCGTTTCGGAAAATTGGTTAAAGCACGAGAGTGGTTTTTGGCTCCTGTATTCATCATTGATGAAATGGTAGAGAAAATCAAAGAGGGTACAATTGGTGACTATTATTACGATGTTGCTTTAGCGAAAATACAAAAGTATTAG
- a CDS encoding hypothetical protein (KEGG: hch:HCH_00594 hypothetical protein), with translation MLRFDTNLRYYSSEEVTMEFQNEISEMISKMARGKQSVLEHFKTYFASAAGTTSSWSTSISWADTDLRRFMTEASKNAVLFIEAFYDACESLIEEEPGTAVPDYNIINWVLSKHSLAYQIKPPELLILSGKKKLELTDILPISIDQSAKDKIHQSLAEANRLLSEGRDKQAVQEILWLLESITTVYRGITNENNSTIQGKYFNKIIGEIRRHNKGNATDQIIIWIENLHGYLSAPAGGGIRHGLDLKEGILMTRHEAVLYCSLTTSYINFLLAEYDRLAGKSTISVK, from the coding sequence ATGTTAAGATTTGATACTAATTTAAGGTATTATTCTTCTGAAGAAGTCACAATGGAATTTCAAAACGAAATTTCTGAAATGATTTCAAAAATGGCTCGTGGTAAACAAAGTGTTTTAGAGCATTTCAAAACATATTTTGCTTCGGCAGCTGGAACAACTTCTTCATGGAGTACAAGCATAAGTTGGGCGGATACTGATTTGAGGAGATTTATGACAGAGGCTTCGAAAAATGCTGTTTTATTTATTGAAGCTTTTTATGATGCTTGTGAGAGTTTAATAGAAGAAGAACCTGGAACTGCTGTACCCGATTACAATATTATAAATTGGGTTCTGTCTAAACATAGCCTAGCATATCAGATAAAGCCGCCGGAACTATTAATTCTTTCTGGAAAGAAAAAATTAGAACTTACTGATATATTGCCTATCTCAATTGATCAAAGCGCAAAGGATAAAATTCATCAATCGTTGGCTGAGGCTAATCGACTTTTGTCCGAAGGAAGAGATAAGCAAGCAGTACAAGAAATCTTGTGGCTTCTTGAATCTATAACAACAGTGTACCGAGGTATCACAAATGAGAATAATTCAACTATTCAGGGAAAATATTTCAATAAAATTATTGGTGAGATTCGGCGACATAACAAAGGAAATGCAACAGACCAAATAATTATTTGGATAGAAAATTTGCATGGATATTTATCTGCACCGGCTGGAGGAGGCATTCGTCATGGCCTGGATTTAAAAGAAGGTATTTTGATGACTAGGCATGAAGCTGTTTTATACTGTAGTCTCACAACAAGTTATATAAATTTTTTGCTAGCTGAATATGATAGGTTGGCAGGGAAAAGTACGATTTCTGTTAAATAA